The Quercus lobata isolate SW786 unplaced genomic scaffold, ValleyOak3.0 Primary Assembly Scq3eQI_358, whole genome shotgun sequence genome includes a window with the following:
- the LOC115973681 gene encoding F-box/kelch-repeat protein At1g57790-like — MTGLWSGLPAELLSLIVDRLGLIELLSFHGVCKAWRAAASTALSKIEASANRKPWFLIYGENSQCHLYDESGRRYTTSIPELDGATCIASHQGWILVFQGGPMFFYCPFSHAKIDIPTFPLSVLSNHAAAFSSPPTTLECIVAVMHRDIMSGFSLYVLQRGANAWAKCELIQFYNVRELGSAIYGNQNFYFFDKINKLITFSVKDKTCVQHTLLKNENSTTIKHLPYVRSKSHFVRRNMKKKLGLGEDVSISICGTVVQNDSTDIIICNEEVESAEEFESCYLKGVWIQPRFFHLSPNQSWSF; from the coding sequence ATGACAGGACTTTGGTCTGGTCTTCCTGCAGAGCTTCTATCATTAATTGTGGATCGATTAGGCCTAATTGAGCTTCTGAGTTTTCATGGTGTATGTAAGGCTTGGAGAGCTGCTGCATCCACAGCTTTATCTAAGATTGAAGCCTCAGCCAATCGTAAACCCTGGTTTCTAATCTATGGTGAAAATTCACAATGCCATTTGTATGATGAATCTGGAAGAAGGTACACTACTAGCATCCCAGAATTGGATGGAGCAACTTGCATTGCATCACACCAAGGATGGATTCTTGTATTTCAAGGAGGCCCAATGTTCTTCTACTGCCCATTCTCTCATGCAAAAATAGATATTCCTACGTTTCCCCTTTCGGTACTCTCTAACCATGCTGCAGCATTTTCATCTCCTCCCACCACTCTTGAATGCATTGTTGCTGTCATGCATCGTGACATTATGTCTGGATTCTCGCTGTATGTTCTTCAACGTGGAGCTAATGCATGGGCTAAGTGTGAACTCATTCAATTTTATAATGTAAGGGAATTAGGTAGTGCTATATATGGGaatcaaaatttctatttttttgacaaaataaacaaattaattacCTTCTCTGTCAAGGACAAAACCTGTGTACAGCACACTCTACTTAAGAATGAGAATTCAACCACCATAAAGCATCTCCCATATGTTCGTAGTAAGAGTCATTTTGTGAGAAGAAACATGAAGAAGAAATTGGGGCTGGGTGAAGATGTTTCAATTTCTATCTGTGGAACAGTGGTACAGAATGATAGCACTGACATTATTATATGTAATGAGGAAGTTGAGTCTGCTGAAGAATTTGAAAGCTGTTACCTCAAAGGGGTATGGATCCAACCAAGATTTTTTCACCTCTCTCCAAATCAGAGCTGGTCATTTTGA
- the LOC115973683 gene encoding U1 small nuclear ribonucleoprotein C-like, producing MPRYYCDYCDTYLTHDSPSVRKQHNAGYKHKANVRSYYQQFEEAQTQNFIDQRIKEHLGQTAAFQQVGAAYNQHLMVQRPRLPILPTPVMPMPGSTQLPGSSPLIPGIRPPVLPRPLGAPSYMPSPAMAPMMAPPGAPSLPAQLNPIPRPPGSVATTVPGSTAAPTSSNGAPPMVTPLLYQANPVASTGGGYDSLNANTQAPEANH from the exons CCATCTGTGAGAAAGCAGCACAATGCAGGTTACAAACATAAG GCAAATGTTAGGTCATACTATCAGCAATTTGAGGAGGCACAAACCCAAAACTTCATTGACCAAAGGATTAAGGAACATCTTGGGCAAACTGCAGCATTCCAGCAGGTTGGTGCTGCTTACAATCAACATCTAATGGTTCAGAGGCCCCGCCTTCCTATTCTACCTACACCTGTAATGCCGATGCCTGGTAGCACACAGTTACCTGGAAGTTCACCATTAATCCCAGGGATTAGGCCTCCTGTTTTGCCAAGACCCCTTGGTGCTCCAA GTTATATGCCTTCTCCGGCAATGGCACCTATGATGGCTCCACCTGGTGCTCCTTCCTTACCTGCTCAATTAAATCCTATTCCAAGGCCTCCTGGTAGTGTAGCCACAACAGTTCCTGGAAGCACAGCAGCACCCACCTCTTCCAACGGTGCACCACCTATGGTCACACCACTATTGTATCAAGCCAATCCAGTGGCATCAACAGGTGGAGGCTATGATAGTCTCAATGCCAACACTCAAGCTCCTGAGGCTAATCATTAG